From Malaya genurostris strain Urasoe2022 chromosome 2, Malgen_1.1, whole genome shotgun sequence:
GAATCGGAAGGTGAGCCTGGAGATTGTGTGGTTCGATGTAAGCATTCGTGTATCGTTTAGATTGGAAGTTTACGGTAGTCTGAGCATATTAGAGGCAAtacgaaaattttcgttttccttttggGGCGGTTTTCCGTTTACAAGTTTTTGATTACTAAACGGAAATAATAATGATTTCGAATCATGAATTTTTAATAATCCAGTTCCAAACCCAACTACTGACAACTCTATAAATGTGGCAGCAATTCGGATCGAATATAGTTTTAAAGCATTGtaaaaccatttgttttttgaCTGACTCATTGGAAACGAGCTAATGCAAACAGCAGCAAGCGGTGATTTCCGCCGGTGATCCGTCATTATTTATTTCGCTAGCTGAGCCTTGGGCAAACGTAACAAAATCTGTCGGGAAAGGATGAATGTTCAAAATTCTCCCACACCTTCGGTCCAAGAGAATGtcctgggattggtggatagcATCATACGTCATGTTCCGGAAGCAAGTACTCAAATCGACAATACGGCAATTCTGTCATCTACCAATGCCGAAATGACCGACCAGCCAGGCAAGACGGAAAACCGAAGgatattgaaaatgaaacagCAGCTTGCGAAACAGAATAACTTCATCAGCGAGTTGAAGAAGAAGATACAAACGCTGGCAGGTCTCACGTCCAAGTCGATTTCGGACCATGAAGAACTTGCGTTTCTCCGAAGCAGACTGGATAAAGAGAATGAACTGCTGAAGAATCTACTGAAAGCCATCATTGAGGAGCAGAAAAAAGATAAAACTCAAACGTGGGAACCGATCGCGTTGTGCAGTGATCCGCTGGACGATGTTTGCCGAAACCCTTGGATGCTGGGAAACGTTGCGACTCCCGGTCAACGATTTTCATTCGATTCCAATTTATCGTCGCTTAGTTCCAAGGAGCCAATAGACCATGAGGCTGAGTCCGGTGGAATGAACGAAAGATTACACAAGGAACTGATGAATCGAGATCGTGTCATTGAAATTTTGCAGAACCGTGTTGATGCGTTAACTGCCGATGTGCTGCAGGTAAAACGGGATAACGTCACCGTGCTGAGTAAGGCTCCGAAAGGTTCTAAATTTTGCGAAGCCGATATGATGAGCCGACTACGATTTTACAAGAATAACACGGATGCTTTGGAACGGAATCTGAGTCAAATGGGTGCTGCATTGAATGTCATACGTTCGGAACTGGGCACTCACCTCTCCGATGATCCCAAAGAACCAATATGTAACAGTACTTTCATCGATCCGAGCGTTGTAAACAAAATTATAGACGAAGGTAGAAAAACGTCAGTATCTCCGAAACCCGATGAAGACCAGTACAATATCCTACTGAAGGAGCTTGTCAGAAAATCGAAGGAGTGTAAAAAATTGACTGATCTTATGGCAAAATCTTGTTCATGTCAGGATGCAAACCTAGAAAGCACCGAATTAGAGCTACTCAAGAAACGATGCACCGAGCTGTTGGATGAGCAGGAGGAGTTTAAGGTTCTTATAAAGGAGCAAGCTGACCAATTGGAAGAGTACCGAAACAAGTACATTGATGCTCAGCAAAATGTCGAAGAACAGAAACTTCAAATGAACAAAATGGAAGTCACTAACAGACAGATCGAAGAGCAGATCAACATTGAAGTTCAAAGGATCAAGCTGAAGTTTCAGGATAAACTACGTCAACTTGCGCCCTTTCCGCGGCTTCTGGAGGCCGAAGAACAGCGGGTACACGATTTGAAGAAATCAAACGAAAAACTGTTGGACGAACTGAAAAAATCTGCCAGAGAAATCAAAACTTTAGAACATCGTCTGCACAATGTACATTCGTCACAAAACAGCGAGCTCGAAAAAGCACACGAGCTGCTCAAAGTTGAAGTGGGTCAGCTGACGGACCTGCTGCAAGAAGCAGATAAAACCAAATCGAAACTCGAGGAGAAGGTGGCTGCCGCGCAGAAGGAACTGGATGAAGTACGCTCCGAAACAGCGAGAATCATTGCCAGGGCTCACGATCGGGCCCAGGAAGATCGAAAGATGGCTCAAGCCAAGCAGCACGGTCTGGAGAAAGAACTGGCACAGTGTCGAGCGGCCGCTGCCGTTACCATCGGGAATCGGGACGAGGCTCTGCGTGAGATGCAAGGTCAGATAGGGGTGCTTTCCGCTAGCTTCGACGATGCCCAGATTCAGATTCACTTATTGCGCAATCAGCTCACCTTCATGCGAAATGAACAGCATGGGTCACGCATTTGAATGACGGATTGTGGAAGGTTTTCGTTTTTGGTTgtcattatttttttgaaataaatttttgtaCTTGATTAAATGGAGTAATTGAAatgtaaattattttttaaacgtAGTGGTTCAGTCGAATTGTTGTTAAAGGGAGCTTTTGTGATTTGTTCGATACAGTCGCCGCTATTTTTTGAAAGCCTTTTACGAtcacttttttacgttacctcttcctatgtaactctttttacgaatcaaatcccaaataactaaaacttttttcacgaaccTAATTTGTAAAAAGTAAGTGAAAGTAAGTGAAAGTTTCGAGTCCAGTGACACTTCTAGATCCttgattgatgtctcccgttttagtaccgcTGGCGAAATAGTGTAGTCATACTTCATCGTGTTTCGACTACAAGAGAAGAAGATAACTGAGCATTTTGAGGGATTCAGTACCATTCTGTTAACGTTGCACCAGTTATATATGTGACTGCAAGAAATCTAAGTCATTCAGGTCTTTGATAAGATTAAATAACTTAAAATCATCGGCGAATGAAAGCTTCATACACTGCAAAgagaaattcagatcatttaaaTACAGAAGAAATACGAACGGTCCTATGTGGCTTCCCTGAGAAACAccggagctcacgatgaatgatggattAACGCAGACGCCAACTTTCGCGGTCATAGTACGACCAGTCAATTGAGATCCGGATCCGGCACGtattcatcaattccgttccaagAATACCTGTATTGTAAGGGcgctcaaggaatatcaatagtcgccgaaagtcgtcatcttggattttggaacgaccccaaacacttttttttttacctACTCTACtcgtccgttccgaaaatagccatatgattgGGGTTTCCCACAGTCCTCGGGCTCATTAATACGTAAAAACGGCACTGAATAACATTGAATCTTTCTTGTTGTAGTTTCGACCATAGAGAGACATCTAACGAATCGTTGGTTCATGTTGATACGTGCAATAGTTTTAAAATACAAGTGACACCCAGTTCAAAAAACgtcgtttcgagaaaaatttgAGCAAAATTTTTATTCGTCACTTCGAATCGTGCCTGGACGCGCATCGTTTTTTTTCTCATCAAATTCTCGGTTGCGTGTACTCTCGAGACTAAGTGTGTACCATTTCTAAAAGTATTTtcatctgatatgattctcgaacagaagatttttgggaaatgttAGTTTTCATAGCCGCTTTATCTCAACACTTTGGAAAgcacatgatgaataaatttgcCGATAAGCGAAAACTGATCCTGTCTGAAAATGCTACGCACGCAGGGtattaatgataataaaaaactTTAGCTCCGTTCTAAAGCCAGTTTTTCCAGCGATTCTaatatagagaaagacaaaatagTCACCAAGCATGATATGCAGTTGATTAAAGTACACCCGAAGTACcggatttagcttgaatatcatacacagaagtaacaaaaGCGCAGGTTATTGCTACACCAATTTAAACACTGTGCCttctgtgtgttcgagacatgtaaaatgcttcgctcctgttactcctATAAACCAAATTCGTGCTAAATAACGTTTTATTAGGTTCTATATAAACAATGCAGGGTAATCAACAAGCTGGAATTTAAACAacctttcgtcgctataatcactatctGGAATGTGGAAATAATATTATTGTTTGTATTGACCACCCTACgagcatcgaaaatatcgcagtcattATATTGCCAAAGTTATGAATTTTCAGATTCTAACGCTAAACATTTTGACAGGAACTATTTGTTTACACACTAATATTAGTACAACTGCCATATGGCTTTCACATCATTAAATTTTTAAGCAAGTTTTGAAAAGTTTCTGCAATCAAACTGTTCCAGTGACAGTGGAAACAATATCGCCAAATGCTCTAAagatataaatttcaaaaatatcctttAGCATTTGATAATAAGTAATATCTGCAGCGTTAATACGAAGTCTGTAAATTCAGAGATAAATCTGCATACGTGGCTTCATTCGTTTTCATATATTGGGTTTATTTGTAGGTGTGTACTGCGGGATTTTTTTTAGCATGAGTCTAATCAAGTATAAAATGCGCAATATCTATATTGCAAAcggagatgtctatctcctctgtgtgacgagagcaagcaaaatttctcccctcgcactgacaacatcaacgagagctcttctctttcacatttatacaccactgttgtataaagtgtgcacgcatcatgagtgcgtttgtttatttccttttacctcttccactgaatcgcattaaagtgctagagcattaactaataaattctctgaggtggatgcagatactttcacagaggtgtacacgccggtgagcaccctgctgtatggtttgcgtggaagaagcgtggacacgcaaaatcagcaaaataaaacaatttggttttcggttttccttgcaaatttttcatagcaaggccagatctactctctattaattgaagttcacagaagtgttcgctcaccatcacgcgccagtggtcacttgggtgtatttagacgagagcgcgtgtgagcgattcatgcgaagagaatgtgtttcactcgcgccagctgctttaaccacaatcacacactcaaatgctgtctattcgacactgagaagaagtgcgctttcctctttgtgcggtgcttcgttttttgcatcctcggtgtggacaagaatctgactccagcgtgtatcactctggtgaaatgccatctctggttgCGAATTTATTCGGTAAAGATTAAGTTTTGTACAAATCACTTCGGTGTTGACCTGAAGCGAGGTGGAAATTTAGCATCGAAATATGATCGGAGAATCTTCTATctttcgtcttcaagtttcaataACACCAagaatcacttgtgaacttcgatgttcagagttttgtggacgctcgtgaatgaaaatctcggaagtttttctagaaaaaCTCTAGAACTgatttttcacgagtgataatgaaatgaacattttctgATCATAATTCTCCCAACACTGTCCACAATATATGATAAATCGAAACATATTTTATAGATGTGTCATATATTTTTCAATCTCGACGAATAGATTCGAATGGAAGACGTCACTCGGTGTTGGTTCATTTATCGATTtaacagtaattgcataacctttctttatgagataaACGAATGTCTCTAATTTAAtaacacaattttttcaaaaaaattttttttgagatgacactaaatttcgatgtttcatgcagttttaagagtttcggcatcaaaaaaaatttcgattttggaaatttcatgtactccccctatggtgctttttcaatatcgaaaattgtcaaacctttgccaccgggcagcaccccttaagcatgtccgatttaggtcaaattttgcatgaaggcttttttcgaggtgctcaaACTTTCAAGCACTAGAACTtatcgaaaatagaggtgatcccaaaattttggcacccttatataaaagagcggtaaaaatcaacgtgttttgtcggttacgtcacatataccataatatatctggtaccaaaagtcacaaccatttgatcttcgaacttgatcaatggcccgacagtagctttcaaacgagcccaagtttgttaaaatcggatcagccatctctgagaaaattgagcgcgttcaaatatcttcgaaaagtgcacacacatacacacacacatacatacacacacacacacacacagacattttccggtctcgacgaactgagtcgaatagtatataacactatgggtctccgaggctccgttcgaaagtcggtttttccagcaattctaatacctttctatagagaaaggcaaaaaacctaATCCAACTAGAGGAGAGATAACGTCTTTCTTTCGCGTTCAAACAGTCCCATggtaacatattttttttgaataagaaaatttATAACACAAATTAGGGCTGATAATTTTTAACAAAAATCCAAAAGAGCATTCAAATTGATTTGGTTAGTTTGACGTGAACATTACATTAGGTGACATAAACcaattttgaaatgtttacgtCGAGTTCACAGAAGCAAACAGTTACGTCGCTTATCGGACAACATTTTCGAAAGCAAAAGTATCAGCAATCaatgatggtttttatcgtagcaaagaacgctcactggcaactcttcacacgattgaatcagtgccatcaaagagagacggatatcatcgcaacaacaaaaacccggcatggctcatttaacatagaatcgacaccagggcgagagcgaatttctctcgatgacatttctgagaatcaaaggttagcacgctgctgtggggatcctctctgaagcaacaaacggtcgcttattctaatgtatagtatgccatgacaaattgcggtagacatcattgcaccaggtcaagcgagctgtaacagaattgctttgcacatttcaccacgaacaaccttacaggtaagaagtgtaccgctctgggtgattccgtttccgattaatagttataaaatgcacaatggcgatcctgccaggagtTGCAATTCAAATAGCATAGTTATTCAaaacggaaacggaatcacctaaagcaacagaaaattattcaaatatttggcacaaagattttcattttcaaatgaaaaaaaaaagaagcgtcGGTGGAGATTACGTAACGTTGAAAATAACTGGAACAAGCGGATCATTAtggtcgcgcatcataagcggaccagaaaggtcgcgcatcaaagcggaccaggaaggtcgcgcatcaaagcggaccaagaaggtcgcgcaataaaatacatttaaaaaaatgttgacgattttttttaattgaaaaaggcgGATTCATAAAATCGCGCATCACATAGCGGATCtggaaggtcgcgcaaatatttaaatataaacgaGCGAACCGAAAACGTCGCGCATAAAGGGAGCAGGcaacgtggccgtgcaaatgaaaaacaaaaggaAATTAATgagcggattttcaataatcgcgCATCGTAAAGCGGATCGTTAGATCGCGTACATTTCAGTTATAAGTTATCTCACGCATATATTTTTGTGTATAATTCCAGACCACAAAAAGGCGTTAAACTAAAGTAATATGGCAAACGACGGAAAATATGTCCGATTGGGCAACTCAAAATATATACCAATATTCGGCTACAATCGTACTATCTGGTACGCAGATTTTCTCGTTCAATTGTGAAACGAAAATGGCCGaagagaaaatgaaatgaatgaaaaagcggatcactatggtcgcgcattataagcggaccaggaaggtcgcgcaattttaataaaaatggcgAATTCTCGAAATCGCGCATCAcagagcggaccaggaaggtcgcgcaaatatttaaatttaaataagcgtaccggaaacgtcgcgcacaaaaggaagcaggcaacgtggccgtgcaaataaaaaaaaaagcggaTTTGAATAACCGTGCATTGCAAAGCGGATTTTGATATCGCGCACATTTGCTTCGTAAGTAATCTTACGCGCATATTTTTGCGTGCAATTCCAgaccacaaaaaaaaagtgttaaaagcaAGATATATGGAGAATAACGGAAAATATGTCCGATGGGTCAGCGGTACGAGCAATGCAGAGAATCAGACGACATTTGACGCATCTGTTGATCAGACTGACGAGGAGTCAACGATTTCAGTAACGCCGTGCAATTTGAGCATGTTATGCTTCAGGTAGTGAAATCGAACTCGAAAACATGTTGACAATGATTTAGAAAATGTACAAACAAATAATGTAGGAGTTTCGCTTCGCCATCATGATAcaccacacacaaaaaaaaattgaattttacaggtgtacTCATAAAGACCtgggaaatttcatttgtaatggcttaattttttttccataagtacGTTTATTTAATAGGCAATACgcttaagtttttcttcgccgtggcatccacaatacatagtactttaaacgtaatacatttcgaatatcatattagtatgtttttatcaagcgatttactattactgggacattggatagtctaccttgggtacgcaagaaatttattagttgagatctgacatcacgatactccacgcatgtccaaacgacatgatcaatatcgcgataaccttcgccataagcacaatgattagtctaggaaagtccaattcgaaggagatgtgtagtgattggacatgagtctggatatcacacgaatgaagtccctactcacattcagtcccctgaaccatgcctttgtcgatattttaggaataattgagtgcatccaccgacccagataatctatatcccaagaagcttgctggcaagtgttccttggcgggacgcgctatataattcgttgaaagcaattggtctctcatgagtttcaccctcaaaagcaccacgtttggacaaactctttcattgcctagaATGGAACAATGAACCGGGAGCCAAAACTgaagtgatttgataattattattcaatatgtcgttcagacactgttttattttgcccaagaaaaatgattcatttttgccagcagcgtttgagcgaatggcttcaattgcactcagactatctgtgaaaaggaaataatggtttggagataatgtgacgattacactcaaactataatgaactgctgctaactctgctatataaacagatgcaggttcttgaagcctaaatgaggccgaaacattattgttgaacataccaaaccctgtcgctttttcaattcgcgatccgtccgtgtaaaacattttctcagagtcaataggactgaacttacttgaaaatatttttgggatttccatcgagcgtaggtgttccggaattccacgctgcatggatgtgtcgaaaaattaagttgagtcagggacatttaggaggctgtgacggataggaatatatcttgaagagtcgatttcctgtaacatatggataaaatatactgtcatgaatcttgtttgagattgaaactcaactagcctttcgaagttattaataactaagggattcagtacctcacatgctattagcagtcgcgatgaaagctcctaaaaacgatctttcaatggaagaactcccgccagaacttcaagactcattgtatgtgtcgaatgcatccagcctaaggcaattcgcaaacaacggtactgaattcgctcaagtttgataatatgagagtttgcaggggaacgaaaacaaacgcatccatattccatcactgaaagtatcgttgtttgatacaattttattagatcttgcggatgagcaccccatcaaaatcctgtttttttttcgaagaaaatttactttttgttggcattttgttatcagatacctaatgtgtcctccccacgtgcatttggaatcaaaccacactccgaggtatttgaaagtcaaaacctgttggataattcttcccatcatatgaagctgaagctgcgcgagatcatgctttcttgaaaatacgaccagctccgttttttccgcagagaattcgatacccagatgaacagcccaaacggacaagtgatctaaggtatcttgcaatggtttttgcagttgttttagtgtacatggggttagctgtcaatgtcatttacgtaacaattatagaggagcggacagaagcaaaatcaaatatccatctgttcgagtattcctcactctcatgtcCTACgtaacgattcctcattcgactGGTCgtattgacaaaccttcgacaaaatgtctccaatagctgcatttcttggctcgaagtatgttcttgtacttggtttctaaaacaagaatttttcaaaattctgaagagttcctcatcctcgttttaaaaacgttttgaaagcattttttttttcgcgtgtttagcacctgagcactctttgtcccaccaagggcttggaggccttctgttagacgatggaccaagaaatcgtttggtttgggcttgttctgcggcctccaaataatggcttaatattttactagtttgattgtagtgcatgaattttactagtttgattGTAGTGTGCATTCGGCTAGCGGGTTAGACTGTATGAATACAGATGTGTTCTTCTGTTGCTCAGTCGATCAATG
This genomic window contains:
- the LOC131432462 gene encoding uncharacterized protein MCAP_0864; protein product: MNVQNSPTPSVQENVLGLVDSIIRHVPEASTQIDNTAILSSTNAEMTDQPGKTENRRILKMKQQLAKQNNFISELKKKIQTLAGLTSKSISDHEELAFLRSRLDKENELLKNLLKAIIEEQKKDKTQTWEPIALCSDPLDDVCRNPWMLGNVATPGQRFSFDSNLSSLSSKEPIDHEAESGGMNERLHKELMNRDRVIEILQNRVDALTADVLQVKRDNVTVLSKAPKGSKFCEADMMSRLRFYKNNTDALERNLSQMGAALNVIRSELGTHLSDDPKEPICNSTFIDPSVVNKIIDEGRKTSVSPKPDEDQYNILLKELVRKSKECKKLTDLMAKSCSCQDANLESTELELLKKRCTELLDEQEEFKVLIKEQADQLEEYRNKYIDAQQNVEEQKLQMNKMEVTNRQIEEQINIEVQRIKLKFQDKLRQLAPFPRLLEAEEQRVHDLKKSNEKLLDELKKSAREIKTLEHRLHNVHSSQNSELEKAHELLKVEVGQLTDLLQEADKTKSKLEEKVAAAQKELDEVRSETARIIARAHDRAQEDRKMAQAKQHGLEKELAQCRAAAAVTIGNRDEALREMQGQIGVLSASFDDAQIQIHLLRNQLTFMRNEQHGSRI